In a genomic window of Urocitellus parryii isolate mUroPar1 chromosome 2, mUroPar1.hap1, whole genome shotgun sequence:
- the Igsf11 gene encoding immunoglobulin superfamily member 11 isoform X3, producing MVIPLSNANQPEQVILYQGGQMFDGAPRFHGRVGFIGTMPATNVSIFINNTQLSDTGTYQCLVNNLPDRGGRNIGVTGLTVLVPPSVPHCQIQGSQDIGSDVILLCSSEEGIPRPTYLWEKLDNTLKLPPTATQDQVQGTVTIRNISALSSGLYQCVASNAIGTSTCLLDLQVISRAFFYWRRKHKEEEEEEIPNEIREDDLPPKCSSAKAFHTEISSSENNTLTSSNTYNSRYWSNNPKVHRNTESFNHFSDLRQSFSLHSGNANIPAIYANGNHLVPGSHKTLVVTANRGSSPQIMSRNNGSISRKPRPQHTHSYTISQATLERIGAVPVMVPAQSRAGSLV from the exons ATGGTCATTCCTCTCTCCAATGCTAACCAACCTGAACAG gtCATTCTGTATCAGGGTGGACAGATGTTTGATGGTGCCCCCCGGTTCCATGGTAGGGTAGGATTTATAGGCACCATGCCAGCCACCAATGTCTCCATCTTCATTAATAACACTCAGCTCTCAGATACAGGCACCTACCAGTGTTTGGTCAACAACCTTCCAGACAGAGGGGGCAGGAATATTGGGGTCACTGGCCTCACAGTGTTAG TTCCTCCTTCTGTCCCACACTGCCAAATCCAAGGATCCCAGGATATCGGCAGTGACGTCATCCTACTTTGTAGCTCAGAGGAAGGCATTCCTCGGCCAACTTACCTGTGGGAGAAGTTAGACAATACCCTCAAGCTACCTCCAACAGCCACTCAGG ACCAGGTCCAGGGTACAGTCACTATCCGGAACATCAGTGCTCTCTCTTCAGGTTTGTATCAGTGCGTGGCTTCTAACGCCATTGGAACCAGCACCTGTCTTTTGGATCTGCAGGTTATCTCAC GGGCATTCTTTTATTGGAGACGCAAAcataaagaggaggaggaagaagaaattccTAATGAAATAAG AGAGGATGATCTTCCACCTAAATGCTCTTCTGCCAAAGCATTTCACACAGAGATATCCTCCTCAGAGAACAACACGCTGACCTCTTCTAACACCTACAACAGTCGATACTGGAGCAACAATCCAAAAGTTCATAGAAACACGGAGTCATTCAACCACTTCAGTGACTTGCGCCAGTCTTTCTCCCTTCACTCAGGCAATGCCAACATCCCCGCCATCTATGCTAATGGGAACCATCTGGTGCCGGGTTCACATAAGACTCTGGTAGTGACAGCCAACAGAGGGTCTTCACCACAGATCATGTCCAGGAACAATGGTTCAATCAGCAGGAAGCCTCGGCCACAGCACACACACTCCTACACCATCAGCCAAGCAACACTGGAGCGAATTGGTGCAGTTCCTGTCATGGTGCCAGCCCAGAGTCGGGCAGGGTCCCTTGTATAG
- the Igsf11 gene encoding immunoglobulin superfamily member 11 isoform X4, which produces MVIPLSNANQPEQVILYQGGQMFDGAPRFHGRVGFIGTMPATNVSIFINNTQLSDTGTYQCLVNNLPDRGGRNIGVTGLTVLVPPSVPHCQIQGSQDIGSDVILLCSSEEGIPRPTYLWEKLDNTLKLPPTATQDQVQGTVTIRNISALSSGAFFYWRRKHKEEEEEEIPNEIREDDLPPKCSSAKAFHTEISSSENNTLTSSNTYNSRYWSNNPKVHRNTESFNHFSDLRQSFSLHSGNANIPAIYANGNHLVPGSHKTLVVTANRGSSPQIMSRNNGSISRKPRPQHTHSYTISQATLERIGAVPVMVPAQSRAGSLV; this is translated from the exons ATGGTCATTCCTCTCTCCAATGCTAACCAACCTGAACAG gtCATTCTGTATCAGGGTGGACAGATGTTTGATGGTGCCCCCCGGTTCCATGGTAGGGTAGGATTTATAGGCACCATGCCAGCCACCAATGTCTCCATCTTCATTAATAACACTCAGCTCTCAGATACAGGCACCTACCAGTGTTTGGTCAACAACCTTCCAGACAGAGGGGGCAGGAATATTGGGGTCACTGGCCTCACAGTGTTAG TTCCTCCTTCTGTCCCACACTGCCAAATCCAAGGATCCCAGGATATCGGCAGTGACGTCATCCTACTTTGTAGCTCAGAGGAAGGCATTCCTCGGCCAACTTACCTGTGGGAGAAGTTAGACAATACCCTCAAGCTACCTCCAACAGCCACTCAGG ACCAGGTCCAGGGTACAGTCACTATCCGGAACATCAGTGCTCTCTCTTCAG GGGCATTCTTTTATTGGAGACGCAAAcataaagaggaggaggaagaagaaattccTAATGAAATAAG AGAGGATGATCTTCCACCTAAATGCTCTTCTGCCAAAGCATTTCACACAGAGATATCCTCCTCAGAGAACAACACGCTGACCTCTTCTAACACCTACAACAGTCGATACTGGAGCAACAATCCAAAAGTTCATAGAAACACGGAGTCATTCAACCACTTCAGTGACTTGCGCCAGTCTTTCTCCCTTCACTCAGGCAATGCCAACATCCCCGCCATCTATGCTAATGGGAACCATCTGGTGCCGGGTTCACATAAGACTCTGGTAGTGACAGCCAACAGAGGGTCTTCACCACAGATCATGTCCAGGAACAATGGTTCAATCAGCAGGAAGCCTCGGCCACAGCACACACACTCCTACACCATCAGCCAAGCAACACTGGAGCGAATTGGTGCAGTTCCTGTCATGGTGCCAGCCCAGAGTCGGGCAGGGTCCCTTGTATAG
- the Igsf11 gene encoding immunoglobulin superfamily member 11 isoform X2 — translation MVIPLSNANQPEQVILYQGGQMFDGAPRFHGRVGFIGTMPATNVSIFINNTQLSDTGTYQCLVNNLPDRGGRNIGVTGLTVLVPPSVPHCQIQGSQDIGSDVILLCSSEEGIPRPTYLWEKLDNTLKLPPTATQDQVQGTVTIRNISALSSAQPRSIGLIAGAIGTGAVIIIFCIALILGAFFYWRRKHKEEEEEEIPNEIREDDLPPKCSSAKAFHTEISSSENNTLTSSNTYNSRYWSNNPKVHRNTESFNHFSDLRQSFSLHSGNANIPAIYANGNHLVPGSHKTLVVTANRGSSPQIMSRNNGSISRKPRPQHTHSYTISQATLERIGAVPVMVPAQSRAGSLV, via the exons ATGGTCATTCCTCTCTCCAATGCTAACCAACCTGAACAG gtCATTCTGTATCAGGGTGGACAGATGTTTGATGGTGCCCCCCGGTTCCATGGTAGGGTAGGATTTATAGGCACCATGCCAGCCACCAATGTCTCCATCTTCATTAATAACACTCAGCTCTCAGATACAGGCACCTACCAGTGTTTGGTCAACAACCTTCCAGACAGAGGGGGCAGGAATATTGGGGTCACTGGCCTCACAGTGTTAG TTCCTCCTTCTGTCCCACACTGCCAAATCCAAGGATCCCAGGATATCGGCAGTGACGTCATCCTACTTTGTAGCTCAGAGGAAGGCATTCCTCGGCCAACTTACCTGTGGGAGAAGTTAGACAATACCCTCAAGCTACCTCCAACAGCCACTCAGG ACCAGGTCCAGGGTACAGTCACTATCCGGAACATCAGTGCTCTCTCTTCAG cTCAGCCCAGGAGCATTGGACTAATAGCTGGAGCCATTGGCACTGGTGCAGTTATTATCATTTTTTGCATTGCACTGATTTTAGGGGCATTCTTTTATTGGAGACGCAAAcataaagaggaggaggaagaagaaattccTAATGAAATAAG AGAGGATGATCTTCCACCTAAATGCTCTTCTGCCAAAGCATTTCACACAGAGATATCCTCCTCAGAGAACAACACGCTGACCTCTTCTAACACCTACAACAGTCGATACTGGAGCAACAATCCAAAAGTTCATAGAAACACGGAGTCATTCAACCACTTCAGTGACTTGCGCCAGTCTTTCTCCCTTCACTCAGGCAATGCCAACATCCCCGCCATCTATGCTAATGGGAACCATCTGGTGCCGGGTTCACATAAGACTCTGGTAGTGACAGCCAACAGAGGGTCTTCACCACAGATCATGTCCAGGAACAATGGTTCAATCAGCAGGAAGCCTCGGCCACAGCACACACACTCCTACACCATCAGCCAAGCAACACTGGAGCGAATTGGTGCAGTTCCTGTCATGGTGCCAGCCCAGAGTCGGGCAGGGTCCCTTGTATAG
- the Igsf11 gene encoding immunoglobulin superfamily member 11 isoform X1 encodes MVIPLSNANQPEQVILYQGGQMFDGAPRFHGRVGFIGTMPATNVSIFINNTQLSDTGTYQCLVNNLPDRGGRNIGVTGLTVLVPPSVPHCQIQGSQDIGSDVILLCSSEEGIPRPTYLWEKLDNTLKLPPTATQDQVQGTVTIRNISALSSGLYQCVASNAIGTSTCLLDLQVISPQPRSIGLIAGAIGTGAVIIIFCIALILGAFFYWRRKHKEEEEEEIPNEIREDDLPPKCSSAKAFHTEISSSENNTLTSSNTYNSRYWSNNPKVHRNTESFNHFSDLRQSFSLHSGNANIPAIYANGNHLVPGSHKTLVVTANRGSSPQIMSRNNGSISRKPRPQHTHSYTISQATLERIGAVPVMVPAQSRAGSLV; translated from the exons ATGGTCATTCCTCTCTCCAATGCTAACCAACCTGAACAG gtCATTCTGTATCAGGGTGGACAGATGTTTGATGGTGCCCCCCGGTTCCATGGTAGGGTAGGATTTATAGGCACCATGCCAGCCACCAATGTCTCCATCTTCATTAATAACACTCAGCTCTCAGATACAGGCACCTACCAGTGTTTGGTCAACAACCTTCCAGACAGAGGGGGCAGGAATATTGGGGTCACTGGCCTCACAGTGTTAG TTCCTCCTTCTGTCCCACACTGCCAAATCCAAGGATCCCAGGATATCGGCAGTGACGTCATCCTACTTTGTAGCTCAGAGGAAGGCATTCCTCGGCCAACTTACCTGTGGGAGAAGTTAGACAATACCCTCAAGCTACCTCCAACAGCCACTCAGG ACCAGGTCCAGGGTACAGTCACTATCCGGAACATCAGTGCTCTCTCTTCAGGTTTGTATCAGTGCGTGGCTTCTAACGCCATTGGAACCAGCACCTGTCTTTTGGATCTGCAGGTTATCTCAC cTCAGCCCAGGAGCATTGGACTAATAGCTGGAGCCATTGGCACTGGTGCAGTTATTATCATTTTTTGCATTGCACTGATTTTAGGGGCATTCTTTTATTGGAGACGCAAAcataaagaggaggaggaagaagaaattccTAATGAAATAAG AGAGGATGATCTTCCACCTAAATGCTCTTCTGCCAAAGCATTTCACACAGAGATATCCTCCTCAGAGAACAACACGCTGACCTCTTCTAACACCTACAACAGTCGATACTGGAGCAACAATCCAAAAGTTCATAGAAACACGGAGTCATTCAACCACTTCAGTGACTTGCGCCAGTCTTTCTCCCTTCACTCAGGCAATGCCAACATCCCCGCCATCTATGCTAATGGGAACCATCTGGTGCCGGGTTCACATAAGACTCTGGTAGTGACAGCCAACAGAGGGTCTTCACCACAGATCATGTCCAGGAACAATGGTTCAATCAGCAGGAAGCCTCGGCCACAGCACACACACTCCTACACCATCAGCCAAGCAACACTGGAGCGAATTGGTGCAGTTCCTGTCATGGTGCCAGCCCAGAGTCGGGCAGGGTCCCTTGTATAG